A single window of Paenibacillus sp. SYP-B4298 DNA harbors:
- the ectB gene encoding diaminobutyrate--2-oxoglutarate transaminase → MTNTFEMLESNVRSYCRSFPDVFVRAKGSMLYAQSGKAYIDFFAGAGALNYGHNNEFIKQRLIQYLQSDGLSHGLDMYTSAKETFLQTFSDKILRPRGLDYKLQFCGPTGTNAVEAALKLARKVKGRTGVFSFIGAFHGMSLGSLSATSSLYHREAGGLPLHDVTFMPFPTGFIDNLDTIGYMEAVLTDDHSGIAKPAAIILETMQAEGGLNAAPTQWLQQLRELCDRHDILLIVDDIQVGCGRTGSFFSFERAGIVPDMVVLSKSISGYGLPMSLLLLKPELDVWQPAEHNGTFRGNQLAFVGATAALEFRESTQLDAETERKAQFVEQYLKEHILPIHPCLTMRGMGLIWGIDVSACRDEHLSKAIVSRCYELGLIVERAGRQDMVVKLMPALTISMDELAAGCEIFKQAVTECCALIHSLQPQLA, encoded by the coding sequence ATGACAAACACATTCGAAATGTTGGAATCCAATGTAAGATCGTACTGCCGTTCTTTTCCCGATGTCTTCGTGCGTGCGAAAGGCTCGATGCTGTACGCCCAGTCTGGAAAAGCCTATATCGATTTCTTCGCCGGAGCCGGAGCACTAAATTACGGTCACAATAATGAGTTTATCAAGCAACGGCTCATCCAATATCTGCAGTCGGACGGCCTAAGTCACGGACTGGATATGTACACTTCGGCCAAGGAGACCTTTCTGCAGACATTCTCAGACAAGATTCTAAGGCCACGCGGTCTCGACTATAAGCTTCAGTTTTGCGGTCCTACCGGAACCAATGCAGTAGAGGCAGCGCTGAAGCTGGCACGAAAAGTGAAGGGAAGAACAGGCGTGTTTTCTTTCATTGGCGCGTTTCATGGGATGTCGCTTGGAAGCCTGTCTGCCACAAGCAGTCTATACCATCGCGAAGCGGGAGGATTACCGCTGCATGATGTTACGTTTATGCCATTCCCAACTGGTTTCATCGACAATCTGGATACGATCGGCTATATGGAAGCTGTCTTGACGGATGATCACTCGGGTATAGCCAAGCCGGCAGCGATTATCCTTGAAACCATGCAAGCAGAGGGTGGTTTGAATGCGGCTCCTACGCAGTGGCTTCAACAGCTTCGCGAGCTGTGCGATCGGCATGATATTCTGCTGATCGTTGACGATATTCAGGTGGGCTGCGGGCGAACAGGTTCCTTCTTCTCCTTTGAGCGGGCGGGGATTGTTCCTGATATGGTCGTGCTCTCCAAGTCAATCAGCGGCTACGGTCTGCCGATGTCGTTGCTGCTGCTCAAGCCTGAACTGGATGTATGGCAGCCGGCTGAGCATAACGGCACCTTCCGGGGCAATCAGCTCGCGTTCGTTGGTGCGACGGCTGCTCTGGAATTCCGGGAATCGACACAGTTGGATGCAGAGACGGAACGTAAGGCGCAATTTGTCGAGCAATACTTGAAGGAGCATATTCTTCCCATCCACCCATGCCTCACGATGCGCGGTATGGGATTGATCTGGGGCATTGACGTATCGGCTTGCCGGGATGAACATCTCTCCAAAGCGATCGTGTCTCGATGCTACGAGCTTGGGCTTATTGTCGAGCGGGCCGGACGCCAGGATATGGTGGTGAAGCTGATGCCAGCGCTGACGATCTCGATGGACGAACTGGCTGCCGGATGTGAAATATTTAAGCAGGCCGTAACGGAATGCTGTGCCTTGATTCATTCACTTCAGCCTCAGCTGGCATAA
- a CDS encoding DinB family protein, with product MKTLILYNWEVRDEYFKAFQGISQEELMKDRKAGAGSILKTFLHIIDVEYSWVRAMYNKPDRPIDFAQYGDLQAVAMLSNQWRGEIIEYLDHWTNEELDNNIKPSWMQETYRKEEIVKHLIVHEVHHIGQLSIWARELGIVPVNSNFIGRDLMNKARNM from the coding sequence ATGAAAACTCTAATCCTCTATAATTGGGAGGTTCGAGATGAATATTTCAAGGCCTTCCAAGGAATATCTCAAGAAGAGCTAATGAAGGATCGTAAGGCAGGAGCAGGCTCGATACTGAAGACCTTTTTACATATCATCGATGTAGAATATAGTTGGGTAAGGGCCATGTATAATAAGCCGGATCGCCCCATAGATTTTGCCCAATATGGAGATCTTCAAGCTGTTGCAATGTTATCCAATCAATGGAGAGGCGAAATCATAGAATATCTAGATCATTGGACAAATGAAGAACTAGATAACAATATCAAGCCATCCTGGATGCAAGAGACGTATCGTAAAGAAGAAATCGTTAAGCATCTAATCGTTCATGAAGTGCATCATATCGGACAATTATCAATATGGGCAAGGGAACTAGGTATCGTCCCCGTGAATTCCAATTTTATTGGAAGAGATCTGATGAATAAAGCGAGGAATATGTAA
- a CDS encoding amino acid adenylation domain-containing protein — protein sequence MKNNHVALYPLTQPQQRIWYTELLYPNRTIMTIIAIVKITGRIDVSVLKQAINKVIEQNDSFRIQLTTESEVPYQYVRDYEEKDLECLDLSKEQAEQRMLELRSIPLELLDAELYRFVIMRVGEEETWINFKMHHIVSDGISMNLAVNEMMEHYSNMTSGNSSPHKDNSYLDFIQVEHDYEQSERYQKDRNYWLDKFSTMPEVMSLKSYNPLAVDTGARVNRLMLEDELHRGVKAFCEEHKISIFTFFLSALYIYMHKVTNEQDVAIGTLYANRTTKKEKETIGMFVSTVATRMLVEPEQELLSFLKNVAKEQASILRHQRYPYNKIIQDLREVHRNQDVQRLFGVSIQYRPLSFFRMDEAVVQANQDYTEDSVNDFDIHVLDFVNDGKLSVDLYYRTQLFGEQEAKEINRRFVSILEHMIRSPYQTISELSLISEEEQRRLIADFNDTEAEYPREQTIHGLFEEQAERHPGAVAVEYEGERLTYRELNERANRLAHTLRGQGVGADQLVGIMAERSPSMVIGILAILKAGGAYVPIDPDYPEERIRYMLDDSGAQVLLLQSHLQDKAAFAGVSLLLDDEQTYAADGTNLASVNEPHDLAYVIYTSGTTGKPKGTLIEHRNVVRLLFNSRNLFDFGPADTWTLFHSFCFDFSVWEMYGALLYGGKLVIVPPMIAKHPAQFLHLLKERGVTILNQTPTYFYQLLREALAESGQTLSLRKVIFGGEALAPQQLKDWRKRYPATQLINMYGITETTVHVTYKEITEVEIAEGRSNIGRPIPTLKVYVLDANRRCVPAGVAGEMYVAGEGLARGYLNRPELTAEKFVDDPFTPGKRLYRSGDLARWLPDGNIEYMGRIDHQVKVRGYRIELGEVEAQLLKLESVQEAVVMAREDGSGEKQLCAYLVADKALTVSELRSWLLEELPGYMIPSSFVQLERMPLTANGKTDRKALPAPEGSVNTGAEYIAPRTPLEEQLVRMWQEVLGAERIGVKDNFFDLGGHSLRATALVSKVYKELNIHLPLRDVFQFPTIEQLALAMDRMEEQVYASIPLTEEKAYYPVSSAQKRLYILQQLEGAEQSYNMPGMMRLDGVLDRDRLEEAFRLLIARHETLRTGFELVDGEPVQRIYPQVEFMLEHRQASDEEAQEALRHFARVFDLGQPPLLRAGLLELSPERHLLLLDMHHIISDGVSVDLLVEELVRLYGGEELPALRLQYKDYAVWQQSAAQRERLSKQEAYWLDQFSGELPVLELPTDYARPAVQRYEGHTLQFRMDAQTSEGLKRIAAENGATLYMVLIAAYTILLHKYTGQEDMVVGTPIAGRTHGDLQPLIGMFVNTLALRSCPAGEKTFLSYLAEVKETTLSAYEHQDYPFEELIEKLELARDLSRNPLFDTMFSLHTLENRAYQLDGLRLAVYPNEHLVSKFDLSLDVMEGNDSLECALEYSTALFKQATMERLAKHFVQLVTAIVEDPGAKLASFGILTPEEQEQVQRVFNPETAPPELEKTFHQLFEEQAERSPEATAVVYADKRLTYRKLNERANRLARRLRGQGVKPDQLVGILAERSVDLLVGVLAVWKAGGAYVPLDPEYPSDRIQFMLEDSGAQVLLTQTHLEERTREWLTEEQTLQAVLCLDDETLYSDEYIEGYNDGMATKRIGAGSLDASVPSDTLGQQDGTDDPSCQNLPHVNQPGDLAYVIYTSGTTGRPKGVMIEHRSLVNTADGYRREYRLGEFPVRLLQLASFSFDVFVGDIARTLYNGGTMVICPQDDRIDPARLYAWIRDEEITLFESTPALIVPFMGYIAEQGLSLPSMQLLITSSDSCSVGDYRELQERFGAQIRIINAYGVTEAAIDSSYYEEPLEKLPQTGNVPIGKAWLNARFAIVDAHLNPVPVGVLGELCIGGAGVARGYWNQPELTEEKFVPSPFKDGERLYRTGDLARWMPDGNVDFIGRIDHQAKIRGYRIEIGEIESQLLKAEGVREAVVVVREDAGGEKALCAYYTAEGERKASELRAALSQELPGYMIPSYFVQLERLPLTANGKIDRKALPAPEGGQRGVEHVAPRTALEAELVRIWQEVLGAAQVGIRDNFFELGGHSLRATMLVSKIHKELHVELPLREVFRHATIEDMAGAIDRMEQAEHVSIPVAEARDYYPMSSAQKRLYILQQTEGAELSYNMSGALLLGGPLDRARFEAAFRALIARHETLRTGFGLVDGEPMQRIYPQVDFAVEYRQATEEEAEDIARQFVRTFALEQPPLLRVGLVQLEEERHILLFDMHHIISDGISINLVIDEFIRLYSGETLPPLRIQYKDYAVWQQSAAQRERMKRQEDYWTKVLSGELPRLELPTDFARPAIRSFEGAVLDIAIDKQRSEGLQRIAEETGSTLYMVLLAAYTVLLHKYSGQEDIIVGAPIAGRTHADVEPLIGMFVNTLAIRSYPAGEKMFLSYLEEMKETTLQAYEHQEYPFEELLERVQVAWELSRNPLFDTVFVLQNTEDRSIGEISELSVEPFMQYQTIARFDLTLELKVEQDGTISGQFEYCTKLFTPNMVRHFAEDLLTIISQICEQPYILLNKISLTRHTEQEQLLEEFIDFAF from the coding sequence ATGAAAAACAATCATGTTGCATTATATCCGTTAACACAACCCCAGCAGCGGATTTGGTATACCGAGTTGCTGTATCCAAATCGGACGATCATGACGATCATCGCGATCGTGAAAATAACAGGCCGCATCGATGTGTCGGTGCTGAAGCAAGCCATTAACAAAGTCATTGAGCAAAACGACTCGTTTCGTATCCAACTGACTACAGAGAGCGAAGTTCCCTATCAGTACGTTCGGGACTATGAGGAGAAGGATTTAGAATGCCTTGATCTGAGCAAGGAGCAGGCGGAGCAGAGAATGCTGGAGCTCCGCTCCATTCCGCTTGAGCTGCTGGACGCCGAGCTGTACCGATTCGTTATCATGCGAGTCGGGGAGGAGGAGACGTGGATTAATTTCAAGATGCATCATATCGTGTCTGATGGCATCTCGATGAATTTGGCCGTAAACGAAATGATGGAGCATTATTCGAATATGACAAGCGGCAACAGCTCTCCTCACAAGGATAACTCTTATCTTGATTTTATACAGGTCGAGCATGATTACGAGCAATCCGAGCGCTATCAGAAAGACAGGAACTATTGGCTGGATAAATTCTCCACTATGCCTGAAGTTATGAGCTTAAAGTCTTACAACCCGTTAGCGGTAGACACGGGCGCGAGAGTCAATCGATTAATGCTGGAGGACGAGCTGCATCGCGGCGTGAAAGCCTTTTGCGAGGAGCATAAGATCAGTATCTTTACGTTTTTTCTGAGTGCTTTATATATTTACATGCATAAGGTAACGAACGAGCAGGACGTGGCGATTGGCACCCTGTATGCGAACCGGACGACCAAGAAAGAAAAGGAAACGATCGGCATGTTCGTCAGTACGGTTGCAACGAGGATGCTGGTGGAGCCTGAGCAGGAATTGCTCTCGTTTCTAAAAAATGTAGCCAAAGAGCAGGCCTCCATCCTGCGCCATCAGCGTTATCCATACAATAAGATTATTCAGGACTTGCGAGAGGTTCACCGCAATCAGGACGTCCAGCGGTTGTTTGGTGTTTCGATACAATACCGACCGTTGAGCTTCTTTCGTATGGATGAGGCGGTTGTGCAAGCGAATCAAGATTACACCGAGGATTCAGTGAACGACTTTGATATTCATGTCCTAGATTTTGTAAATGACGGAAAGCTCTCGGTGGACTTGTATTACCGCACACAGCTATTTGGCGAACAGGAAGCGAAGGAAATCAACCGTAGGTTCGTCAGTATTCTGGAGCATATGATTCGCAGTCCATATCAGACCATATCGGAGCTGTCGCTGATTAGCGAAGAGGAGCAGCGCAGGCTGATTGCCGACTTCAACGATACCGAGGCGGAATATCCGCGAGAGCAGACGATTCACGGGCTGTTCGAGGAGCAGGCGGAGCGTCATCCGGGTGCAGTCGCGGTCGAGTATGAGGGCGAGCGGCTGACGTACCGCGAGCTGAACGAGCGGGCGAATCGTCTGGCGCACACCTTGCGCGGGCAAGGCGTAGGGGCGGATCAGCTCGTGGGCATTATGGCGGAGCGATCGCCTTCCATGGTGATCGGGATACTCGCCATCCTGAAGGCGGGCGGGGCCTATGTGCCGATCGATCCCGACTACCCGGAGGAGCGCATCCGCTATATGCTGGACGATTCAGGAGCCCAGGTGCTGCTGCTGCAATCGCATCTGCAGGACAAGGCAGCCTTCGCAGGAGTGAGCCTGCTGCTGGATGACGAGCAGACCTATGCAGCGGACGGCACGAATCTGGCCTCGGTCAACGAGCCGCATGATCTGGCCTATGTCATCTACACGTCGGGCACGACAGGCAAGCCGAAGGGCACCTTGATCGAGCACCGGAACGTGGTGCGGCTGCTGTTCAACAGCAGGAACCTGTTCGACTTCGGCCCAGCGGATACATGGACGTTGTTCCACTCGTTCTGCTTCGACTTCTCGGTATGGGAGATGTACGGGGCGCTGCTGTATGGTGGCAAGCTGGTCATTGTTCCGCCGATGATTGCGAAGCATCCGGCACAGTTCCTGCACTTGCTGAAGGAGCGCGGGGTCACGATCCTGAACCAGACGCCGACGTACTTCTACCAGTTGCTGCGTGAAGCCTTGGCAGAGAGCGGACAGACGCTGAGTCTGCGCAAGGTGATCTTCGGCGGGGAGGCGCTGGCGCCACAGCAGCTCAAGGACTGGAGGAAGCGATACCCGGCGACGCAACTGATCAATATGTACGGGATCACGGAAACGACGGTGCATGTGACGTACAAGGAAATTACCGAGGTGGAGATTGCCGAGGGAAGAAGCAACATCGGCAGGCCGATCCCGACGCTGAAGGTGTATGTGCTGGATGCGAACCGAAGATGCGTACCAGCGGGCGTAGCGGGCGAGATGTATGTGGCAGGCGAAGGACTGGCGCGAGGCTACCTGAACCGGCCGGAGCTGACGGCAGAGAAGTTCGTGGACGATCCGTTCACGCCTGGTAAGCGGCTGTACCGATCGGGAGACCTGGCGAGATGGCTGCCGGACGGCAACATCGAGTATATGGGCCGGATCGACCATCAAGTGAAGGTGCGGGGGTACCGGATCGAGCTCGGGGAAGTGGAAGCGCAGTTGTTGAAGCTGGAGTCGGTGCAGGAAGCCGTCGTCATGGCGCGCGAGGATGGCAGCGGAGAGAAGCAGCTCTGCGCGTACCTGGTGGCAGATAAGGCGCTGACGGTGAGCGAGCTGCGGAGCTGGCTGTTGGAGGAGCTGCCGGGGTATATGATTCCGTCGTCCTTCGTGCAGCTCGAGAGGATGCCGCTGACGGCGAACGGGAAGACGGATCGCAAGGCGCTGCCAGCACCGGAGGGAAGCGTGAATACCGGTGCGGAATACATCGCGCCGCGTACCCCGCTGGAGGAGCAGCTCGTGCGGATGTGGCAGGAGGTGCTCGGAGCCGAGAGGATCGGAGTGAAGGATAATTTCTTCGATCTGGGCGGTCATTCCCTGCGCGCGACAGCGTTGGTCAGCAAGGTCTACAAGGAGCTGAACATTCATCTGCCATTGCGGGATGTATTCCAGTTTCCAACCATTGAGCAATTGGCTTTGGCGATGGACAGAATGGAAGAGCAGGTGTATGCCTCCATTCCGCTCACCGAGGAGAAGGCATATTATCCGGTCTCATCAGCACAGAAGCGGTTATACATTCTGCAACAGTTGGAGGGCGCGGAGCAGAGCTACAACATGCCGGGGATGATGAGGCTAGACGGCGTGCTTGACCGCGACCGGCTTGAAGAAGCGTTCCGTCTTCTCATCGCGCGCCACGAGACATTGCGCACCGGCTTTGAGCTGGTGGATGGAGAGCCTGTGCAGCGGATTTATCCGCAGGTGGAATTCATGTTGGAGCATCGGCAAGCAAGCGACGAAGAAGCGCAGGAGGCGCTGCGTCATTTTGCCCGAGTGTTCGACCTGGGACAGCCGCCATTATTGCGCGCAGGTCTGCTGGAGCTGTCTCCAGAGCGACATCTGCTGCTGCTGGATATGCATCATATTATCTCCGACGGTGTGTCCGTGGATCTTCTGGTGGAGGAGCTTGTCCGCCTGTACGGCGGCGAGGAGCTGCCTGCGCTGCGGCTTCAGTATAAGGATTACGCGGTATGGCAGCAATCCGCAGCGCAACGCGAGCGTCTGAGCAAGCAGGAAGCCTACTGGCTGGATCAGTTCAGCGGAGAGCTGCCAGTGCTGGAGCTGCCGACCGATTATGCGCGTCCTGCCGTGCAGCGCTACGAGGGTCATACGCTGCAGTTCCGTATGGATGCACAGACGAGCGAGGGCCTGAAGCGGATTGCGGCGGAAAACGGCGCGACGCTGTACATGGTATTAATTGCGGCCTATACGATTCTGCTGCACAAGTACACAGGTCAGGAAGATATGGTCGTCGGCACGCCGATCGCAGGAAGGACACATGGCGATCTGCAGCCATTGATCGGGATGTTCGTCAATACGCTGGCGCTGCGTAGCTGTCCGGCTGGCGAGAAAACCTTCCTGTCGTATCTGGCGGAAGTCAAGGAAACGACCTTGAGTGCCTATGAGCACCAGGATTATCCATTTGAAGAGCTGATCGAGAAGCTGGAGCTGGCCCGCGATCTGAGTCGCAATCCGCTCTTTGACACGATGTTCTCGCTGCACACCTTGGAAAATAGAGCGTACCAGCTCGATGGCCTTCGACTGGCTGTGTACCCGAACGAGCATTTGGTGTCGAAATTTGACCTAAGCCTCGACGTTATGGAGGGCAACGACAGCCTGGAATGCGCTCTTGAATACTCGACTGCCTTGTTCAAGCAAGCAACGATGGAACGGCTGGCGAAGCACTTCGTGCAATTGGTCACCGCAATTGTCGAAGATCCGGGCGCAAAGCTCGCATCGTTCGGCATCCTGACGCCGGAGGAGCAAGAGCAGGTTCAGCGTGTATTCAATCCAGAGACGGCGCCGCCAGAGCTGGAGAAGACCTTCCATCAGTTGTTCGAGGAGCAGGCGGAGCGCAGCCCAGAGGCGACGGCGGTGGTGTATGCGGACAAGCGTCTCACCTACCGTAAGCTGAATGAGCGCGCGAACCGTCTGGCGCGCAGGCTGCGAGGGCAAGGGGTGAAGCCGGATCAACTGGTCGGCATTCTGGCTGAACGGTCGGTGGACCTGCTGGTCGGGGTGCTGGCGGTATGGAAGGCGGGAGGCGCCTATGTGCCGCTCGACCCGGAATACCCGTCTGACCGTATCCAGTTCATGCTGGAGGACAGCGGAGCGCAGGTGCTGCTGACGCAGACACATCTGGAGGAGCGCACGCGGGAGTGGCTGACGGAGGAGCAGACGCTGCAGGCCGTGCTGTGTCTGGACGATGAGACGCTGTACAGCGATGAGTACATCGAAGGGTACAACGACGGGATGGCAACGAAGCGAATCGGAGCCGGGTCGCTCGACGCAAGCGTACCGAGCGATACGCTAGGGCAGCAGGACGGCACGGATGATCCGAGCTGCCAGAATCTTCCGCATGTCAACCAGCCGGGCGATCTGGCCTATGTGATCTATACGTCGGGGACGACCGGACGGCCGAAGGGTGTCATGATCGAGCATCGCAGTCTGGTCAATACGGCGGACGGCTATCGGCGGGAGTACCGGCTGGGCGAGTTCCCGGTGCGGCTGCTGCAACTGGCGAGCTTCTCCTTCGACGTGTTCGTCGGGGATATCGCGCGGACGCTGTATAACGGCGGAACGATGGTCATCTGTCCGCAGGATGACCGGATCGATCCTGCCCGGCTGTACGCCTGGATTCGGGACGAGGAGATTACGCTCTTCGAATCGACGCCAGCGCTGATCGTGCCGTTCATGGGCTATATCGCGGAGCAGGGGCTGTCTCTGCCCTCGATGCAACTGCTGATTACGAGCTCGGATAGCTGCAGCGTGGGAGATTACCGCGAGCTGCAGGAGCGATTCGGTGCACAGATTCGCATCATTAACGCCTATGGGGTAACGGAAGCGGCGATCGATTCGAGCTACTACGAGGAGCCGCTGGAGAAGCTGCCGCAGACAGGGAATGTGCCGATCGGCAAGGCGTGGCTGAACGCCCGGTTTGCGATTGTAGATGCGCATCTGAATCCGGTGCCGGTAGGCGTGCTGGGCGAGCTGTGCATTGGCGGAGCAGGCGTAGCGCGTGGCTACTGGAATCAGCCGGAGCTGACGGAGGAGAAATTCGTGCCGAGTCCGTTCAAGGACGGGGAGCGTCTCTACCGGACGGGCGATCTGGCGAGATGGATGCCGGATGGGAACGTGGACTTTATCGGTCGGATCGACCACCAGGCGAAAATCCGGGGCTACCGGATCGAGATTGGCGAGATCGAGTCGCAGTTGCTGAAGGCCGAAGGCGTGCGGGAAGCGGTCGTGGTGGTGCGCGAGGACGCAGGCGGGGAGAAGGCTCTGTGCGCGTACTACACAGCGGAGGGCGAGCGCAAGGCGAGCGAGCTGAGAGCGGCGCTGTCGCAGGAGCTGCCAGGCTATATGATCCCGTCGTACTTCGTGCAGTTGGAGCGACTGCCGCTGACCGCGAACGGCAAGATCGACCGCAAGGCGCTGCCAGCACCGGAAGGCGGACAGCGGGGCGTGGAGCATGTGGCGCCACGGACAGCGCTGGAGGCGGAGCTGGTGCGCATCTGGCAGGAGGTGCTCGGAGCTGCGCAGGTGGGCATTCGCGACAACTTCTTCGAGCTCGGAGGCCATTCCTTGCGGGCGACCATGCTGGTCAGCAAGATTCACAAGGAGCTGCACGTGGAGCTGCCGCTGCGGGAGGTGTTCCGCCACGCGACAATCGAGGACATGGCCGGAGCGATCGATAGGATGGAGCAAGCGGAGCATGTGTCCATTCCTGTAGCTGAGGCGAGGGACTATTACCCGATGTCCTCAGCGCAGAAACGGCTGTATATTTTGCAGCAAACGGAGGGGGCTGAATTAAGTTATAACATGTCGGGCGCGCTGCTCCTTGGGGGGCCGCTCGATCGTGCGCGGTTCGAAGCCGCATTCCGCGCTCTGATCGCGCGTCATGAGACGCTGCGCACTGGATTCGGGCTGGTAGACGGCGAGCCGATGCAGCGGATCTACCCGCAGGTGGATTTTGCGGTGGAGTACAGGCAGGCAACGGAAGAGGAAGCCGAGGACATTGCACGACAATTTGTCCGCACCTTCGCTCTGGAGCAGCCTCCGCTGCTGCGGGTCGGGCTGGTTCAATTAGAGGAAGAACGCCATATTCTGTTGTTTGATATGCACCATATTATCTCCGATGGCATCTCCATCAACCTTGTAATCGATGAGTTTATTCGCTTGTACAGCGGGGAGACGCTGCCCCCTCTGCGGATTCAATATAAGGATTATGCGGTATGGCAGCAGTCCGCAGCGCAGCGCGAGCGGATGAAGCGCCAGGAGGACTACTGGACGAAAGTGCTCAGTGGCGAGCTGCCACGCCTGGAGCTGCCGACCGATTTTGCCAGACCGGCGATTCGCAGCTTTGAGGGAGCAGTGCTTGACATCGCCATCGACAAGCAGAGAAGCGAGGGGCTGCAGCGCATCGCCGAGGAAACCGGGTCAACCCTGTACATGGTGCTGTTGGCGGCGTATACGGTTCTGCTGCATAAATACTCCGGTCAGGAGGACATCATCGTCGGTGCGCCGATTGCGGGAAGAACGCATGCGGACGTAGAGCCGCTCATCGGAATGTTCGTTAATACGCTCGCGATCCGCAGCTATCCGGCGGGAGAGAAGATGTTCCTCTCTTATCTGGAGGAGATGAAGGAAACGACCCTCCAAGCCTATGAGCACCAGGAGTATCCGTTCGAGGAGCTGCTGGAGAGGGTACAGGTGGCGTGGGAATTAAGCCGCAACCCGTTGTTTGATACCGTCTTTGTGTTGCAGAACACCGAAGACCGGAGTATCGGCGAGATTAGCGAGCTGAGCGTGGAACCGTTCATGCAGTATCAGACGATTGCCAGATTCGATCTGACCTTGGAGCTGAAGGTAGAGCAGGATGGCACGATTAGCGGCCAATTCGAATATTGTACAAAATTGTTCACCCCGAACATGGTTCGACATTTCGCCGAGGATTTATTGACGATTATTAGCCAGATTTGCGAGCAGCCTTACATCCTGTTGAACAAGATTTCGCTTACCCGTCATACGGAGCAAGAGCAGCTCCTTGAGGAGTTCATAGATTTTGCTTTTTAA
- a CDS encoding histidine phosphatase family protein, which produces MKTSIYMVRHAESPYDEGDERTRGLTVQGKKEAGKVTKMLIGEGIDMIISSPYSRAVLTVEGLAQHRNLEIEKIEDLRERYFSSQHITELMSNIRDNFYNFEYALPGGESNADCQSRSITVLKTILKEHMGKKIAMGTHGLVMTLMMNYFDSRYGLDFLDRLKKPDVYKLQFEGLELIEVIRMW; this is translated from the coding sequence ATGAAAACCAGTATCTATATGGTTAGACATGCCGAATCACCGTATGATGAAGGAGATGAAAGAACAAGAGGTCTTACTGTACAGGGGAAGAAAGAGGCTGGAAAAGTAACGAAGATGCTTATTGGCGAAGGAATAGACATGATCATTTCAAGCCCATATTCCCGAGCCGTACTGACCGTTGAGGGATTGGCTCAGCACCGTAACTTAGAGATAGAAAAAATTGAAGATCTAAGGGAGCGTTATTTTTCTTCACAACATATCACCGAATTAATGAGTAATATCAGAGATAACTTTTATAACTTTGAATACGCCTTGCCAGGTGGCGAATCGAATGCGGACTGTCAGAGCAGATCCATTACGGTGCTCAAAACTATATTAAAAGAGCATATGGGGAAGAAGATCGCTATGGGCACACACGGCCTTGTCATGACATTAATGATGAATTATTTCGATTCACGATATGGATTGGATTTCTTAGATCGATTAAAAAAACCGGATGTATATAAATTACAATTTGAAGGCCTGGAATTAATAGAAGTCATAAGAATGTGGTAA
- a CDS encoding thioesterase II family protein, with translation MTVRESSWFLNAHAGSFATLRLFCFPYAGGGASVFSNWKRELPAYIQVCPVQLPGRESRVIEDPMDSVEAIVDSLVSEIAPFLHTPFAFFGHSMGALIAFETARQLHSKHHVAPTQLFVSGKTAPHLPYPRNSLHNLPDDQFKKELQLMQGTPEEVLQNDELMDIVMPQLRADFTAVETYVYRPGAVLPCPISAFGGLQDHDVSIESLQAWQEHTQGPFQVQMLEGNHFFLHQQEHEVIGRVLHELSSQKRRVAASGPVAR, from the coding sequence ATGACTGTTCGAGAGAGTTCCTGGTTCTTGAATGCACATGCCGGCTCTTTTGCAACGCTCCGCTTATTTTGTTTCCCTTACGCCGGCGGCGGAGCCTCCGTTTTTAGTAACTGGAAGAGAGAATTACCAGCTTACATTCAGGTTTGTCCCGTTCAGCTTCCCGGCCGAGAGAGCAGAGTGATAGAGGACCCGATGGATTCCGTCGAGGCGATCGTAGACTCGCTTGTCTCTGAGATCGCACCGTTTTTACACACGCCCTTCGCCTTTTTTGGTCATAGCATGGGGGCGCTAATCGCCTTTGAAACAGCTCGCCAATTACACTCCAAGCATCATGTGGCTCCTACCCAATTATTTGTATCAGGTAAAACTGCGCCTCACTTGCCTTATCCAAGAAACTCCCTACACAACTTGCCCGATGACCAGTTTAAGAAAGAGCTTCAACTCATGCAAGGCACACCGGAAGAAGTATTACAGAATGATGAATTGATGGACATTGTCATGCCCCAATTGCGAGCAGACTTTACCGCTGTTGAAACCTATGTATACAGACCGGGAGCAGTGCTACCTTGTCCGATCTCGGCCTTTGGCGGGTTGCAGGACCACGACGTCAGCATAGAATCACTGCAAGCCTGGCAAGAGCATACACAGGGTCCATTCCAGGTGCAGATGCTCGAGGGGAATCATTTTTTTCTCCATCAGCAGGAACATGAGGTCATCGGCAGGGTGCTGCATGAATTATCATCTCAGAAGAGGAGGGTTGCCGCAAGCGGTCCGGTTGCACGTTAA